Part of the Vigna angularis cultivar LongXiaoDou No.4 chromosome 1, ASM1680809v1, whole genome shotgun sequence genome, TCCTGATCAAACACTCCCAATGCAATTACAGGAAGTGAAGTAAAGAAGACATTATATAGTGACATGAACCAATCATTGTATGCAGCCTGGCCAGAGAATGAGGCATATATCTCAAAGAAGAACAGAGTGAAGCCGAAGGCAATATTCTTGTAAAAGAAGTAGCAGATCTGCCAAACAAAAGGTAAAGTATGTCACAGaccaaaataattatagtaaccTTAGTTGAACAAAGACTTTGCAATAGGGTGGCATCAGTGCAGATACATGCCAAATTTAGGAGTCTCATAGTATTATGTGACATATGTGAAGACAAGACAAGATTGTTACCATTGATGATATCCTTCTGTAACACCAATGTCCGTGCACAAGAAGCAACCGCTCAAGAAACCGAAATTGGGCTATTGCAATGTCACTTGACATAACTGCCTGGAAGTTTTAATGAAAGAGAGGAATGAAAACATTAGAGAcacaaaagtaaaaacaatacaaattcAGGGTCAGGGTTAAAGAAagtatgttaaaaaaataaaggaaaaaaatatgcAAGATGTTAGAGATTTACCTGCATGCCTTCCACACCACTAATACCAATTCCAATGTCTGCTTCTTGGAGCATTCCAACATCATTTGCCCCATCTCCAATAGCTAGTGTTGTACTACCAGTTCTCATCTTCACCAGTCTTGTAACCTGCATTATTATGTAGAAGATGAATAAGAGACTGTGCATGGAAAACCACCAAAGGAAGAGACCATGATTTGCTCTTAAATATATTGCTTTTAGGTAAAAATCTCTTTGCCTTGTTGATCATTAAAAACTTCCAAGGCTAACTATAACACAATAAGTAGAAGACATACATAGCTGGTgcttttttcaaaaaagaactTACAAGTGCTTTCTGCTTGGGAGAGGAACGACAGCAGATAACAGATGCGCAGCCAATGGCAAGTCCAAGAAACAAATCATTTACATCATCTTCCAGTGCATATGTAAGAGACTTCCCATCAATGATCAGGGCTAAGGCCTCATAGCTTTCATCTGGTGAAGAAAGTAATGCACTTGCTTCCCTTAGTTGACGAATAATACTTGACTTAATTGCCTGAAAAATCAATAAGATTCCATGAGCCCATCAATACATATTGTACATTAGTTATAATATTCAGTTTTGCAAGTCCCTTTCTAACACATTCTAATCAATGCATGTAATACATAGGATCTCATTGTCGTACTTGAGTGAAATAACAACCTAAAGAGCATGCAATCATCTCATGACATGCTAAATGGAAACCAGTATCTGTCGAAGGAACTTAGGATCAGAGTTGTTTACCGCATCAGCAGCAGCCTTGTCCTCCATTTTCTCTAATGATTTGATTTCAGGagtatctgagctaattataatttgtttcatTCCTTGTCTGAGTAAGCTACAAGCAAATCTGCAACCACaccaaaattttcaaatcagtGACATCATATTGCTTGCGCACATAACTCCaagatttattgattattttttaacttaccCTATATTAATTGCTGTCTCCATTTTATCACCAGTTAAAACCCATAGCTTAATCCCAGCCTGTGCTAGCTTGTCAATGCATTCAGGAACCTGCGCAACATGAACTGATTCATAAGAAGACAATATATAGAACTATTATAATGAAGTTATTAGACAaggaaattttcaaaacatgatgagcTGAAAATGTGAAAAGGTACTAGCTCTGCCGATTATTTAAGTTCAAATATATGTGAACACATTATTTAGAGCATACCCCATCTTGTAGTTTGTCTTCAACTGCAGTAGCACCAAGAAGAATTAAATCCTTCtcaatattttgtattatcCTCTCAACAAGCTGCTCCTGGTCTGCACTCACTAAGTTCTTGGCCTCTGTAAACTCTTTATTAAATTGATAGTACTCTTCCTCATTAAGTTCACGATATGCAAGTATCAAGGTCCTCAAACCAGAATCAGCATATTCACTGATGTGCTGCTTTGTGTTCTCTTCAAATTGCCTTCCATTATTTGCAATTCGTTCAAACATTACACTGATTGTGAAAACCAGAAAAGTAAAGCAATTCAATATATGAACTTTGAAAACAAATTGAATGATGCTTACATAGTGTATTAGGGATAGCCAAGTATGAGATTACAAACCTGTCAGCGCCTTTGCTGAGAAGCAACAGTTTCCCCTCCTCATCTCTTACAATTACAGACATCCGCTTTCTTGCACTACTAAACTCTAATACGTTCAGAAGTTTGTAGGACCTGGAAAAGTGAAATTATATGCCATTTTTAATACACAATTAAAGATTCAATTGCATATGTATAAGTATAACAAGATATTAGATAATTAAATCTTCACATTTAAGCACAGTAACCTCACCTTTCAACTTTCAGGCCTGTTATGGGGTCTAATTCACGCAGTGAAATAGCTGCATGTGTCCTTTCATAAAATTCAAATCCAAGTTCCCTGGCCGCAATCACAAAAGCTGCCTCATCTGGTGATTCAGCTTCATATGAAACCTTCCCAGTTCCTTCATCAACTTCTGGTATTGCAGTGTGGCATACAGCGAGAAGCCTTAGGAAATTCTGGATTACATTGGCATTGGGTTCTTTGATCCAATTTCCATTCATGATCCTTTCATCCATAAAGTTAAACCCTTTAATGGATGACTTTGATTCACGAACCATTGCACTGctgttgttttctttcaactctttACCTGAATCTGATTCATGTCTCATAGATAGAGCTCTCTCAACTTCTGTAACTCCTCGGCCATAAGCAACCCCAGCAATAGAACACTTGATAAATTCCATAGAATTACAAGTCAAAGTTCCTGTCTTATCTGAAAGTATGGTATCTACTTGGCCAAGTTCTTCATTCAAATTTGATGTACGAGCATGTGCTGGCTTGTCAGTTTCCGCATAATACATATTCTCATCCTGGTTGATGAAAATGCTTTGAAGAACCTTCACAATTTCAATGGATACATACAAGGAAATCGGAATCAAGTAACTGTACAACATAAGTGCTGTCAAGAAATGCAGAATTGCAGCAGCTACAGGTTCATTAGGGTCATAGAAAATTTCGGTATCATCTGGTCTAAGGTACCATCTCTtcatttttccattttcaatgTCATCATTTGTTGTAATCCCAAAGAATATGGACCCaatgaaagaaatcaaaataagTAGAAAGAAGAGGCAGTAGATAATCTTATCCATCCTTTTCTCGATTTTGCTTCTCTTGGATGGCGGGTCTGTTGCATTCTGCATAACCTTTGTGTCATGTCCAGTAAAGATTACCACACCATAAACAAAATCTGTGTTCCTCAGCTTAGAGTCCCTGAGAAGTAGCTGTTGAGGTGCAAGAGGATACTGTTGATCCCCAAACTCCATGCTTCCAACAAATGTGTACAAATTTGCATTTGGATCTTCACATGTGATGACAGCCCTGAAATTTTGAAAGCTCGAATCTTCTTGCAACTTTGAAGTTTGTTCCAATGCTTGTTTCAGTTTCAGATTTGTCTCTCCATCAAGATTCATAGTCTCAACATAGCAAATTGCATCATCATAATTTGACCCAAGTAAGATAAGATCAGCAGGGAAAAATTCATCTTTTTCCACCCTCACTATATCTCCAACTTTCAAATCCCTCCATTTAGAATAGGAAAAATCACCACCTCCACCATGCACTTTAACTTTTCTGTTATTCATCTCTATATCCTGAGGAAATTACAAAACAATATCATCGGCCTGGGATTAATCAAGAGTAGCAGAAAACgtaatcatttttctttttgtgaaagaaaaaaagttcactaacattAATGCAACCCTTATTACCTATTAGTCAAAAAAGCTCTGCGTATGCCAAGAAGAAAATAGCTATCTGACCTATATGTGAGCATGAATTTAGCACACAAACCCCTAAGCCTCTCACAATTTCACTTACCGGTTCAAATCAACTCTCATCATAAATTTCCCAACCAATTAATATTGTACTCAATACATCTGCAATCAATAGCCACATGTTCTAGTCTAGGAATAATGGATTGAACAGTCCAAATTTTAGCCACAAAGCCTATCATCCATAACTACCCATCACAGACATGCAGTTACCTAACAACACAAGAGAGCAAACATCCTCTGAACCAAGATGATATCAAAATTACAGAACATTACCTGTTGTTTTCTCCTAAAATCTTCAACGAACTCTTTGACCATTGTGGCAGCTACCACAACCAGTAGAGGGACAACATTACTGACTCCAGAGTAAGGAGACACCGGAAAGAAAGACAAAACTGCACAAACGAGGAAGTAGAAATTTGCAACCCTCCTGAACTGCTCAAACAAGGACTTGGGCAGGAACGTGGCCAATGTATACTTAGTTGTTCTGACATAATTGTCTCCATAATTGAGAAGACTCGCGGTTGCACGTTCAGGGTCATTGCAATAGACTTTCCTTGAGAACCCAGGGCCTCCAATCAGTGAATGTTCTTCCTTCATGGAAGCTTTCCCACACGTGAATGCATGGATTCTGCCGAAGTGGTGCCTCCTCCTTCTACCCCCAGCCATGGCTCAAACTCCACCAAAAGCTCTCAAACTTATCAGATTTACCTTTCAAAGTTTCAAACCCAGCTCCAACAACTCAATGACCCTCAAAAGCAGTTGTGAAAATCAAGAAAGATATGTGGCGTTGAAGCAATGAAATGAAAGCAACAAAAGAATCAAACAACTGAAAGGAAGTGATTTGCAGAGGGTGAGAAAGAAGTCTTAAGCACAGAGAAAGACAAAAAAGCTGTTCTTTATATGTATCTGTACAAATATGATAAacccagaaaagaaaaaaacagagGTTCCTTTGTTAGAGCTGAAAGGTATAACTTTGGAATGAAAGTGATGAGAAACAAGGCAACCTATTATGTGTTCGATTGGGTTGGAAGCTGAATTGTGACTGCCATCCCAGTTTGACTCGCCGTGGCTAACAAGAATAGACTTTTCAACGTGCACATGGGAATGGATCTTTCTCTTAACCCCTCTCCATACTCGCTTTTAAGACCATAAACAAATACA contains:
- the LOC108347407 gene encoding phospholipid-transporting ATPase 10; its protein translation is MAGGRRRRHHFGRIHAFTCGKASMKEEHSLIGGPGFSRKVYCNDPERATASLLNYGDNYVRTTKYTLATFLPKSLFEQFRRVANFYFLVCAVLSFFPVSPYSGVSNVVPLLVVVAATMVKEFVEDFRRKQQDIEMNNRKVKVHGGGGDFSYSKWRDLKVGDIVRVEKDEFFPADLILLGSNYDDAICYVETMNLDGETNLKLKQALEQTSKLQEDSSFQNFRAVITCEDPNANLYTFVGSMEFGDQQYPLAPQQLLLRDSKLRNTDFVYGVVIFTGHDTKVMQNATDPPSKRSKIEKRMDKIIYCLFFLLILISFIGSIFFGITTNDDIENGKMKRWYLRPDDTEIFYDPNEPVAAAILHFLTALMLYSYLIPISLYVSIEIVKVLQSIFINQDENMYYAETDKPAHARTSNLNEELGQVDTILSDKTGTLTCNSMEFIKCSIAGVAYGRGVTEVERALSMRHESDSGKELKENNSSAMVRESKSSIKGFNFMDERIMNGNWIKEPNANVIQNFLRLLAVCHTAIPEVDEGTGKVSYEAESPDEAAFVIAARELGFEFYERTHAAISLRELDPITGLKVERSYKLLNVLEFSSARKRMSVIVRDEEGKLLLLSKGADSVMFERIANNGRQFEENTKQHISEYADSGLRTLILAYRELNEEEYYQFNKEFTEAKNLVSADQEQLVERIIQNIEKDLILLGATAVEDKLQDGVPECIDKLAQAGIKLWVLTGDKMETAINIGFACSLLRQGMKQIIISSDTPEIKSLEKMEDKAAADAAIKSSIIRQLREASALLSSPDESYEALALIIDGKSLTYALEDDVNDLFLGLAIGCASVICCRSSPKQKALVTRLVKMRTGSTTLAIGDGANDVGMLQEADIGIGISGVEGMQAVMSSDIAIAQFRFLERLLLVHGHWCYRRISSMICYFFYKNIAFGFTLFFFEIYASFSGQAAYNDWFMSLYNVFFTSLPVIALGVFDQDVSSKLCLKFPLLYQEGIQNILFSWKRIIGWIVNGVVTSAIIFFFCIRTMEHQAFRKGGEVVELQVLGATMYTCVVWVVNCQMALSISYFTYVQHIFIWGSIIFWYIFLMAYGAIDPSFSTTAYKVFVEALAPAPYFWIITLLILIASLLPYFVYASIQMRFFPMYHQMIQWIRKDGQTSDPEYCNVVRQRSIRNTTVGFTARLEASKRFNASRRVESSTKPETTSIIFESSKRSEGQSEDR